In Gimesia chilikensis, one DNA window encodes the following:
- a CDS encoding polysaccharide deacetylase family protein, which produces MNQIRQLIKRSLTAVVPRRLYLVQGTSPHPVLSSETPAGPHSQAPVPLALTFDDGPHPEYTPRLLDLLLQYQQQATFFVIGAQAQRHPEIIQRMVQEGHEIGNHTLTHSEPAQTTARQFLAEIDQTDRILSDITGSIPRLVRPPKGKLSAGKMLGLWRRHKTIVLWDTDPRDYQMTENSQINQWCERFQPQAGNFCLMHDNHPYAIEAVRQLSEHTQYDIRSLGVSHWLASGTKPAPVKQRASA; this is translated from the coding sequence ATGAACCAGATTCGCCAGTTGATAAAGCGTTCGTTGACTGCAGTCGTCCCACGGCGACTGTATCTGGTTCAAGGTACGTCTCCCCATCCGGTTCTGTCCTCAGAGACACCAGCGGGTCCCCACTCGCAGGCTCCCGTACCGCTGGCGTTGACCTTTGATGATGGTCCGCATCCGGAGTACACCCCCCGCCTGCTGGATCTACTGCTGCAGTATCAGCAACAGGCGACTTTTTTCGTGATCGGCGCCCAGGCACAACGTCACCCCGAGATCATCCAGCGGATGGTTCAGGAAGGTCACGAAATCGGCAATCACACCCTGACTCACAGCGAGCCTGCACAGACGACAGCCAGACAGTTCCTGGCAGAGATCGATCAGACAGACCGGATTCTGAGTGATATCACCGGCAGCATTCCGCGCCTGGTGCGGCCTCCCAAAGGAAAACTGTCCGCGGGCAAAATGCTGGGGCTCTGGCGGCGTCACAAAACCATCGTGCTCTGGGATACCGATCCGCGGGATTACCAGATGACCGAAAACTCACAAATCAACCAGTGGTGCGAACGCTTTCAACCGCAGGCAGGGAATTTCTGCCTGATGCACGACAATCACCCCTACGCGATCGAAGCGGTACGTCAGCTTTCGGAACACACACAATATGATATCCGCTCCCTGGGAGTCAGCCACTGGCTTGCTTCCGGTACGAAACCAGCGCCAGTCAAACAACGGGCTTCTGCCTGA
- a CDS encoding glycosyltransferase family 4 protein, with amino-acid sequence MSTILSQPVDLSDSGEQPRPQESRKRLLLVSYHFPPVGGAGVQRPVKFVKYLKQFGWDVSVLMAANPSVPVFDNSLLVDIPEGTHLEKARTWEPDYTLKKNMAQKQEEAQKVSLSGSLKSSCKKVVKAGAGMLLQPDAQILWYPNALKAGKRLLKRVPHDAILATAPPYSNLILASKLKKIFHLPLISDFRDEWDLSSKYLENHQRDRISDLIQTRLQKKVMRHSDAIVATTKASTQRLLDRAEQFGASPVGQCIYNGYDPDDFDTPHETSSTYTPESGRKFRIVYTGTLWNLTTIEPLVRAIEAVHQSQPAILKHLELQVIGRKTPEQREILDRLNQTDCTLICEDYCAHHEALKKMAAADALCLLLSDVEGADRVAPAKLFEYLAIQREILSITPEGETAGILQDFWPEGNFRASETDKLAHWLINRLSGQTVSPMPHPEKREQFQREHQAGQLAELLNQLVHHRI; translated from the coding sequence ATGTCTACCATCCTCTCTCAACCTGTCGATCTGTCCGATTCGGGAGAACAGCCGCGTCCACAGGAGTCACGTAAGCGACTGCTGCTGGTGAGCTATCATTTCCCCCCGGTTGGCGGTGCCGGCGTACAGCGTCCCGTCAAGTTCGTGAAATACCTGAAGCAGTTTGGCTGGGATGTGAGCGTGCTGATGGCTGCCAACCCTTCGGTACCGGTATTCGATAACAGCCTGCTGGTCGATATTCCTGAAGGCACACATCTGGAAAAGGCACGGACCTGGGAACCGGACTACACACTCAAGAAGAATATGGCTCAGAAGCAGGAAGAGGCGCAAAAAGTGAGCCTGTCAGGTTCGCTCAAGTCATCCTGCAAAAAGGTGGTCAAAGCGGGTGCGGGAATGTTGCTGCAGCCCGATGCGCAGATCCTCTGGTATCCGAATGCACTCAAGGCCGGTAAGCGGCTGCTGAAGCGGGTCCCCCACGATGCCATCCTGGCAACCGCCCCGCCCTATTCGAACCTGATTCTGGCCAGCAAACTCAAAAAAATATTCCATCTGCCCCTGATTTCAGATTTCCGTGACGAGTGGGATCTGAGCAGTAAGTACCTGGAAAATCATCAGCGGGACCGGATCTCGGATCTGATTCAGACCCGGTTACAGAAAAAAGTCATGCGTCACTCAGACGCGATTGTCGCTACCACGAAGGCCAGCACGCAGCGTCTGTTGGACCGGGCGGAGCAGTTTGGCGCCTCGCCTGTCGGACAGTGTATCTATAACGGCTACGATCCGGATGACTTTGACACGCCGCATGAGACGTCATCGACTTACACACCAGAGAGTGGCAGAAAGTTTCGGATTGTCTATACGGGAACACTCTGGAACCTGACCACGATTGAACCACTCGTGCGGGCGATTGAAGCCGTACATCAGTCACAACCTGCGATCCTGAAGCATCTGGAACTGCAGGTGATTGGGAGAAAGACACCCGAACAGCGGGAAATTCTGGATCGTCTGAACCAGACGGACTGCACATTGATTTGCGAAGACTACTGTGCCCACCACGAAGCCTTGAAAAAGATGGCAGCCGCGGATGCACTCTGCCTGCTGCTCAGCGATGTGGAAGGCGCCGATCGCGTGGCACCGGCCAAGCTGTTTGAATACCTGGCAATCCAGCGGGAAATCCTGTCGATTACCCCTGAAGGAGAAACGGCGGGGATTCTGCAGGACTTCTGGCCGGAGGGGAATTTCCGTGCCAGCGAAACCGACAAACTCGCTCACTGGCTGATCAATCGCCTGAGTGGCCAAACGGTCTCACCGATGCCTCATCCGGAAAAACGGGAACAGTTCCAGCGGGAACACCAGGCTGGACAACTGGCGGAACTGTTAAACCAACTGGTCCATCACCGGATCTGA
- a CDS encoding serine O-acetyltransferase has protein sequence MKFWEDLKAKSEWCYGSVTARSLLKTCLTDGTMAMLWYRLMQWASAWKLAPLAMIFNKCNAIFCQCIIGRGADFGRRLVIIHSQGIVINGSVKAGDDIKLEHQVTIGAERNTSPRLGSDIFIGAGAKVIGAVEIGSHSKIGANAVVVKDVAAHTTVGGIPAKVIKVHQQAEPVSRTEINQAELPYKQHQPKVAP, from the coding sequence ATGAAATTCTGGGAAGATCTCAAAGCAAAATCAGAATGGTGCTACGGCAGCGTGACTGCGCGGAGCCTGCTGAAAACGTGCCTGACAGACGGTACGATGGCGATGCTCTGGTACCGCCTGATGCAGTGGGCAAGTGCCTGGAAACTGGCGCCGCTGGCCATGATCTTCAATAAATGTAATGCGATCTTCTGCCAGTGCATCATTGGACGCGGTGCGGATTTCGGTCGCCGTCTGGTGATCATCCACAGCCAGGGAATCGTGATTAACGGCTCCGTCAAGGCCGGTGATGACATCAAACTGGAACACCAGGTGACCATCGGCGCGGAACGCAACACCTCTCCTCGACTGGGATCGGACATCTTTATCGGTGCGGGAGCCAAGGTGATTGGTGCGGTTGAAATTGGCTCGCACTCGAAGATCGGGGCGAATGCGGTCGTCGTGAAAGACGTCGCAGCGCACACCACCGTCGGCGGGATTCCTGCAAAAGTGATTAAGGTTCATCAGCAGGCGGAACCTGTCAGCAGAACAGAAATCAATCAGGCCGAACTCCCCTACAAACAACATCAGCCAAAGGTGGCGCCATGA
- a CDS encoding glycosyltransferase family 2 protein, whose amino-acid sequence MISTLFISLFWGSVALIAYAYVGYPLLIWLLSRHHSRRAEPLTNNQGETATTGELPFVSIIIAAYREENVILDRLNNLAQLDYPADKLEVLIGCDGNEDLTGELVTMYDDDRVRLLQFEERRGKSSVLNDCVPAARGEILVFSDANTHMDPQCLKQLVRHFDDETIGGVCGQLILEDSETGKNVDGLYWKYENFLKQCETNLGAVLGVNGALYALRKSIYMPIPPETIIDDFLIGMRVHLMGRRLIYDGSAFATEESATSVQAEFKRRVRIGTGGFQSLRHLKGLLSPRYGYIAFAFWSHKLLRWFCPVFMTVALLANLCLLNQTLYQVTLLGQGLFYLSAFLGMKLASRGGVLRKLCRVPGMFVQMNLALGIGLFRWLFTRQTGTWERTERSASRVVPVDEAFPLEQQSDLDPETFENHIPSHHS is encoded by the coding sequence ATGATATCCACACTCTTCATCAGCCTCTTCTGGGGATCCGTCGCGTTGATCGCCTACGCCTATGTCGGCTATCCACTGCTGATCTGGTTGCTTTCACGGCATCATTCCCGACGTGCGGAACCATTAACGAACAATCAGGGCGAAACGGCAACGACGGGGGAACTCCCCTTTGTGTCAATTATTATCGCCGCCTATCGGGAAGAGAATGTCATTCTCGATCGTTTGAATAATCTTGCGCAGTTGGACTACCCTGCCGACAAACTTGAGGTGCTGATCGGCTGCGACGGGAACGAAGACCTGACCGGCGAACTGGTCACCATGTATGACGATGACCGCGTGCGTCTGCTGCAATTCGAAGAACGGCGGGGCAAGTCATCGGTTTTAAATGACTGCGTGCCAGCGGCCCGTGGTGAAATCCTGGTCTTCTCTGATGCCAATACGCACATGGATCCACAGTGCCTCAAACAGCTGGTACGACACTTTGACGATGAAACCATCGGTGGTGTCTGCGGGCAGTTGATTCTCGAGGATTCGGAGACGGGAAAAAATGTGGACGGCCTGTATTGGAAATATGAAAACTTCCTGAAACAGTGTGAAACCAACCTCGGAGCCGTACTGGGCGTAAACGGTGCACTGTATGCCTTACGCAAGTCGATCTACATGCCCATTCCACCAGAAACGATCATTGACGATTTCCTGATCGGGATGCGGGTCCATCTGATGGGCCGGCGCCTGATCTATGACGGCAGTGCTTTCGCGACCGAGGAATCTGCCACTTCGGTACAGGCAGAATTCAAGCGTCGTGTCCGCATCGGTACCGGCGGTTTCCAGAGTTTACGACACCTGAAGGGGCTGTTGAGTCCTCGATATGGATATATCGCTTTTGCATTCTGGTCACACAAACTGTTGCGCTGGTTCTGTCCGGTCTTCATGACCGTGGCGTTGCTGGCGAATCTGTGCCTGCTAAATCAGACACTCTACCAGGTCACCTTACTGGGCCAGGGACTGTTTTACCTGTCTGCCTTCCTGGGTATGAAACTCGCGAGTCGAGGGGGCGTGCTCCGTAAACTCTGTCGGGTTCCGGGCATGTTCGTGCAGATGAACCTGGCACTGGGAATTGGCCTGTTCCGCTGGCTCTTCACGCGACAGACCGGCACCTGGGAACGGACCGAACGCAGTGCCTCACGCGTGGTACCTGTCGATGAAGCGTTTCCCCTGGAACAGCAGAGCGACCTTGATCCGGAAACTTTTGAGAATCATATCCCCTCTCATCATTCATAA
- a CDS encoding glycosyltransferase, with protein sequence MSVILVHTGVSHTRIEYSIWEALNQTWPHSSTIARFGTGFSPDKEVDVSRANLIISTSLEAAASIKCQHHQLHMCYLEPIASNQQPIDHQLVNSLTEVEFVVPTKTLLNQNRDRFTSFVRPPVDTDFFSSGYERRNDFYLLVVDGPWTAQEQLAVDACVALKQSLSIIGIPAEQVPAAVHNEAQVEIIGAIDDQTLRDQYRLCKAVICPRDVDFDLSAQEAQSCGAPVVIFGGCEAAQSVICFEQHGLGSGIHFSEQSPASLISAMRELELRPQRCQSVIGWCCAAQFSYQQFQLNFNQAIAKEIAYRIQCAQRQSQADDQQDQGPAEERAAA encoded by the coding sequence ATGAGTGTGATCTTAGTGCACACAGGCGTATCTCATACGCGCATTGAATATAGTATCTGGGAAGCACTGAATCAGACCTGGCCTCATTCCTCCACGATTGCCCGTTTCGGAACCGGTTTTTCTCCGGATAAGGAAGTGGATGTTTCCCGGGCAAATCTGATCATCAGCACGAGCCTCGAAGCAGCCGCCTCGATCAAATGCCAGCACCACCAGTTGCATATGTGCTACCTGGAACCGATCGCCAGCAATCAGCAGCCCATCGATCACCAGCTGGTCAACTCACTAACTGAAGTGGAGTTCGTTGTACCGACCAAAACGCTTTTGAATCAGAACCGGGATCGTTTCACTTCATTTGTACGTCCTCCCGTTGATACTGATTTTTTCAGTTCCGGCTATGAAAGACGGAATGATTTCTATCTGCTGGTTGTCGACGGCCCCTGGACTGCGCAGGAACAACTGGCCGTCGATGCCTGTGTGGCTCTCAAACAGAGTCTGTCGATCATCGGGATTCCTGCAGAACAGGTCCCCGCTGCCGTTCACAATGAAGCTCAAGTGGAAATCATCGGTGCCATCGATGATCAGACTCTGCGAGATCAGTATCGGCTCTGCAAAGCAGTGATCTGCCCACGGGATGTTGACTTTGATCTGTCTGCCCAGGAAGCACAGAGCTGTGGTGCCCCGGTGGTGATCTTTGGAGGCTGTGAAGCAGCCCAGTCAGTCATCTGCTTTGAGCAGCATGGACTGGGAAGTGGAATCCATTTCTCAGAACAGAGTCCCGCCTCACTGATCTCTGCGATGCGCGAGCTGGAGCTCCGTCCGCAGCGTTGCCAGTCCGTGATCGGCTGGTGCTGTGCAGCCCAGTTTTCGTACCAGCAGTTCCAGCTGAACTTCAACCAGGCAATTGCCAAAGAAATCGCCTACCGGATTCAGTGTGCTCAACGCCAGAGTCAGGCAGACGATCAACAGGATCAGGGGCCTGCCGAAGAGCGGGCTGCCGCTTAA
- a CDS encoding sensor histidine kinase, with protein MTQQTVENLEARVKELEAQVQDYQKQLIQAQKMSSVGALASSITHEFNNILTTVINYAKLGLRHKEEERRDKAFTKILSAGQRAAKITTGMLSYARGNESRQEPVDLVVLVKSVIALVEKDLTMNRVNLHTHFDAQPEVTLNPNQIQQVLVNLIVNARQAMPGGGRLDLAVRVNAESNLAEVIVRDSGSGIPPEQLHHIFEQFYTTKEADENGQGGTGLGLSLAKEVMEAHNGRIRVESAVGKGTAFTLKFPLSAAAIEAA; from the coding sequence ATGACTCAGCAAACCGTCGAAAATCTTGAAGCCCGCGTCAAAGAGCTGGAAGCTCAAGTCCAGGATTATCAGAAGCAGCTCATTCAGGCACAGAAGATGAGCTCCGTGGGTGCCCTGGCTTCATCAATCACGCATGAATTCAACAATATTCTCACGACCGTGATCAACTACGCGAAGCTGGGCCTGCGTCACAAAGAGGAAGAACGCCGGGACAAAGCGTTTACCAAGATTCTCTCCGCCGGTCAGCGGGCCGCCAAGATCACCACCGGCATGCTCTCGTATGCTCGCGGTAATGAGAGTCGCCAGGAACCGGTCGACCTGGTCGTGCTGGTCAAGAGCGTGATCGCCCTGGTGGAAAAAGACCTGACGATGAACCGCGTCAATCTGCATACTCATTTTGATGCTCAGCCGGAAGTCACGTTGAATCCGAACCAGATCCAGCAGGTGCTTGTCAATCTGATCGTGAATGCCCGTCAGGCGATGCCCGGCGGCGGCAGACTCGATCTGGCGGTGCGAGTGAATGCGGAATCGAACCTGGCCGAGGTGATTGTGCGCGACAGCGGTTCTGGTATTCCGCCCGAGCAGCTGCACCATATCTTTGAACAGTTTTACACGACCAAAGAAGCAGACGAGAATGGTCAGGGAGGCACCGGACTGGGACTGTCACTGGCCAAAGAGGTCATGGAGGCCCATAACGGACGCATCCGTGTTGAGAGTGCCGTTGGTAAAGGGACTGCTTTCACACTGAAATTCCCACTCTCGGCAGCAGCCATCGAAGCGGCCTGA
- a CDS encoding methyltransferase family protein, with product MAADSDSEKTPQGINRRRLVLDLIGLPLFFALFMFLPAGTWTWSKGWLFILFLLVVVSAGFVVLQRVNPEVIVARSHFHQGTKQWDRILLGFYFPSMLAIVPIAALDESRFHWFPVPWWICIVGYFMLLAGMVIVTWAEAVNKFFEVTVRIQTDRGHAVIDTGPYAIMRHPGYVGGILTAIGMPLSLGSLWALIPAGIASLVLIVRTHWEDQTLQAELNGYREYALRVRYKLIPGIW from the coding sequence ATGGCCGCTGACAGTGACTCGGAGAAAACACCTCAGGGCATCAATCGCCGCCGTCTGGTTCTGGATCTGATTGGCCTGCCTCTCTTCTTCGCTCTGTTTATGTTCCTGCCTGCGGGAACATGGACATGGTCGAAGGGCTGGCTGTTCATTCTCTTTCTGCTGGTGGTCGTCTCAGCAGGATTCGTAGTTCTTCAGCGTGTAAATCCCGAAGTCATTGTCGCGAGAAGTCACTTCCACCAAGGAACGAAACAGTGGGACAGAATCCTGCTCGGTTTTTACTTTCCATCGATGCTGGCCATCGTCCCCATAGCGGCTCTCGACGAGAGTCGATTCCATTGGTTTCCGGTTCCGTGGTGGATCTGCATCGTCGGCTATTTTATGCTGCTGGCCGGGATGGTAATTGTCACCTGGGCCGAAGCCGTGAACAAGTTCTTTGAAGTCACCGTGCGGATTCAAACAGATCGCGGGCATGCGGTGATCGACACAGGCCCTTATGCCATCATGCGTCATCCCGGCTATGTCGGGGGAATCCTCACTGCCATCGGCATGCCGCTTTCGTTGGGATCCCTGTGGGCCTTGATTCCAGCTGGAATCGCCTCCCTGGTGTTGATTGTGCGAACCCACTGGGAAGACCAGACCCTGCAGGCAGAATTGAACGGGTACCGGGAATACGCATTGCGGGTGCGCTATAAGCTGATCCCAGGCATCTGGTAA
- a CDS encoding lactonase family protein: protein MQSPKTSRRSFLKTSLALTGTFPLVAGLAYAESKSSDKPLMAYVGTFSSPLQDVLDTQVDLPPGNGRGIHLFQIDRETGAMTPAGIQRMGTSPSCLAVNAEGTRLYSTNETDRVGQEKHGSVSAFKINREDGSLTELNKVNSGGDGPTYVSIHPSGKYLLIANYFGGSISVLPILKDGSLGEATDVKNDAGKIGPTTATNAPEGSFAFSGHDHTHAHMIQADPSGRFVFHVDLGLDKIYIWKFDEKTGKLSPNDQAAVSLPPGDGPRHFHFHPNGRWFYSIQEEGSTLVLFDFDPKAGTLTARQTISTLPDGFKGSNFCSEILVSEDGKYVYAGNRLHDSIGIFSVGANGELTWVADEWTRGNYPRSFSFDPTGEFLYCCNQRADSVAVFKVDKATGKLHFTDHYAAVGNPSHVVFLDLAKQP, encoded by the coding sequence ATGCAATCTCCCAAAACATCCCGCCGCTCGTTTCTGAAAACATCTCTCGCTCTGACCGGAACCTTTCCACTGGTCGCCGGACTGGCCTACGCGGAATCAAAATCCTCGGACAAACCCCTGATGGCCTATGTCGGCACCTTCAGTTCTCCGCTTCAGGATGTGCTCGATACCCAGGTCGACCTGCCACCCGGTAACGGACGCGGCATTCATCTCTTCCAGATCGATCGCGAAACGGGAGCAATGACTCCCGCCGGCATTCAGCGGATGGGAACCAGCCCCAGTTGTCTGGCCGTCAACGCGGAAGGCACACGCCTTTATTCGACCAATGAAACCGATCGGGTCGGCCAGGAAAAGCATGGTTCCGTCTCCGCCTTCAAGATCAACCGGGAAGACGGCTCGCTCACAGAACTCAACAAGGTCAACTCGGGGGGAGACGGGCCGACCTATGTCAGCATCCATCCCTCAGGAAAATACCTGCTGATTGCGAATTATTTCGGCGGTTCGATTTCCGTGCTCCCCATTCTGAAAGACGGCTCACTCGGCGAAGCCACCGATGTCAAAAATGATGCCGGCAAAATCGGTCCCACCACAGCCACGAATGCCCCCGAAGGTAGCTTCGCCTTCAGTGGTCACGATCATACGCACGCTCACATGATTCAGGCCGATCCCTCCGGTCGCTTTGTGTTTCATGTCGATCTCGGACTGGACAAAATCTACATCTGGAAGTTCGATGAAAAAACGGGCAAACTCTCGCCGAATGATCAGGCTGCAGTCTCTCTGCCTCCCGGCGACGGACCCCGGCACTTCCACTTCCATCCGAACGGACGCTGGTTCTATTCGATCCAGGAAGAAGGTTCGACGCTGGTCCTCTTCGATTTCGATCCAAAGGCTGGCACACTGACCGCCCGGCAGACCATCTCGACACTGCCGGATGGTTTCAAAGGCAGTAACTTCTGCTCGGAAATTCTGGTCTCGGAAGACGGGAAGTACGTCTATGCCGGCAACCGGCTGCACGACAGCATCGGCATCTTTTCCGTCGGCGCCAACGGCGAACTGACCTGGGTAGCTGATGAATGGACCCGCGGCAATTATCCCCGCAGCTTCAGCTTCGACCCGACCGGCGAATTTCTCTACTGCTGTAACCAGCGGGCCGACAGCGTGGCCGTGTTCAAGGTCGATAAAGCAACAGGCAAGTTGCACTTCACAGACCACTACGCTGCCGTCGGTAACCCCTCGCACGTCGTCTTTCTGGACCTGGCGAAGCAACCTTGA